In Mustela nigripes isolate SB6536 chromosome 9, MUSNIG.SB6536, whole genome shotgun sequence, the sequence GAGCTCGGGTTCTGAGTCCCAGATGAAAGAAAGGGATGTAACCATCAAAAGCAGGTCTTTCCTGGCCTTGCAACTAAAGTGTGTGTTGGGAGCGATCTGTAGGTCAGGCAGAAGGAATTCTGCCCAACTCTACTTCCCCTCATGGACTGCCAGCTGTCTAATTCCAGGTATGAGAATCTTGTTGTGGCTTTGGCTGAAAACACAGGTCCCAACAGCCCTGACCAGCAACAGCTCACACGTATGTTCTTGCTCCTCTGAAACACAGGCAGGAGGCTGCCTCTCCTGTTCTGGTTCTGCCTTTCTGGTTCTGTCCTCTAACAATGTCTGGTATGTCCCTATCTTCCACTGACATGTACACAACGTGTCTGttgccctgcctgccctcccagaGGTTAGACCCTCACCCTAGTCCCCTCCAGAATAGCCTTTCCTCACCATCAGTCACCCAAAGTCAAAGCTGTAccaggaatggggtgggggatgtTGTTCCAGGGGCTGCCCGGCTGATAAGTGAAACCGCCCAGAGAGTCTACAGCATTGGTCAAAAACAGAAGAATGACCAGCACCTCCGGCGTGTTCAGGCTTTGCTCAGTGGCCGCCAGGCAAAGGGGCTTACCTCAGGTACTGCGCGCTCCCCTTCTCTgtgccccaccccatccccaatcCTCAAACTCCCCTTTTCTGACCCTTTTTCTCTATTGCCAGCACACATGCCCTATTTCCTTAGCCTCCCCTTCTGTCTGCTCCCACGGATCATGGTCCTGGAGCTGCACCAGAATAACAGCTCTCCCACCGCCCCCCAGGTCGCTGGTTCCTACGCCAGGGCTGGCTATTGGTAGTGCCTCCCCATGGGGAGCCCCGGCCCCgaatgttcttcctcttctccgATGTGCTCCTCATGGCCAAACCTCGACCCCCACTGCACCTGCTGCAGAGTGGCACCTTTGCCTGCCGTGCCCTCTACCCCATGGCCCAGTGTCAACTCCACAGAGTCTTTGGCCACTCAGGAGGCCCTTGTGGTGGACTGCTCAGCGTAAGTTATTGGCGGGAGCCCTAGTTCGGTAGGAGAGGCTCAAAACAGGCCTCGAATGCCTATGTACTATTTATCCCCTTGGCCTAGGCCCCCTTCAGAGGAACTAAGCCACCTGCATTGAGATGAGAGGGGGGCTTGGGGTTCATCCCTAGTTCTCACCTCAGCCCTGAATTACCTTCATGGAAACAGCAAGGCCTTCAGCTTTAGCCTGGACCTTTCTGAGCTCTGCACTAAGTGGTGATTTCTCCTTAGCTGTCCTTTCCCCATGAGAAGCTACTGCTTATGTGCACAGACCAGGAGGAGCTGTTGCACTGGCACCACAGTTTGACTCTGGCCATCAGGTAAGAGTGCTGTGATGAGGCCCATGGGCTGGGAGTGAGCAGTTCTAATCCTGTCTCACGTCTAACACCTTCtgggctgccccacccccaaggccATGGGTGTTTTATCTGAAGAAAGTGCTCATGGCATTGCCTGAACTGACCGTCTTTTCTCCATAGCAGCCAGAAGAACTAGAAGAATCTTCATTCCAGAACCCAGTTTACTTGAGAGACAAGTCAAAGTCAGAGGAGTACAAAGAAATCTTCAGTACTAactaaacaaaacacacacaacacttCATGGTTGGAGAAGGGTCATTTCGGGTTTGCTTGGGACCAACCTGTGCCAGCTCATCTGACCAGCCCTTGAGAATCAGGAAACCAAGTCCCACCCTGGTGAAGTTCTGCTGAACCAGCCCCTCCAAAGCAGATGAGGGGATTTGGGACTGATTAAGCTCAGTGCTGAATCCCTGGGTGGTTGTTTATCAGGACTGCAGCTTTGTAAATGTGGATGTTTTTATGTTGAATACAGTTTCCGTAATTTATTTTCCCACTgcattttagtaaatatttttcttcttcccctttttggAAAGGCCTTTCTGTCTCAGCTCTGCAATAAGGGAAAGAGAGGTGTTTGTGCCCTGAAGGTTGCCCTGCTGGTGGCCTCAGGAATATAAGGAAAAGAGCtggagctccctctctctcagctctCACACTGGAAGGTGGCCTCTTTTTATCCTAATAAGGGAAGCTTTTCAGGAAGGCCCAGTTGTTCTTGGGCACCTAGTATGGGTGTGTGTAGGACCAGCTGGAATAGAAAAAGCACACAGGAGTGTCCAGTCACAAGCACAGACTTTGTTTTACTAAACCTTTAGCTGTCATTTCTCCTTGCCGGCAGGGGCTGTGACTGCAGCCCTTCCCACAGCCTTGCTGCATCTTCTCCTTAGCCCCTGCTCCACTTCCCAAGGAGTAGCTAGGTTTCTCGTCTCAGTGCTCCAGTGTAGGGGCTCCTCCCAGGCCTGACTGTCACCagcctccgcctcctcctcctctataCATAAGTCCTCAGGAAAGGGTAGGCTGGCCTCTGTGAGGGGAAAGATCAGGGATATTCCTATCTCAGAGATTGTCTCCACCTCCACAAGACTCACACCACCCAACCCTTTACCTGGTTCTGGAACGTCCACACCCTTGTTTGGCTTGCTGTCTTGTAACAGCTGGTGGATGGTCTGAAGCTTCATATTCAGAAGCTCTTGCTGGGCTCCAGCCAGGGTAGTCACACTAGAAAAATATCCACTCAGAGGCTAGCCGATCTGCCGCCACCTCTTCCACCTATCACAAAGCTCCCCTGGCCACAGGGTCACTGCTCTTCTTACCGCTCAAAAAGGGGGTCCAGCTGGGCCATCAGATTGTTCAGGTGTTGCTCTGTCTGGGCTAGCTGTTGTGTCAACTGGGCCAGCTGTTGCTCTGGGggtaaaggagaaaaggagaacaatGGTTATTTGTATCTTCTGTGGTCCTGTCATCCCCTACCAAATACAGGCTTGTGCAAAACCCACCTGACTGTGATGATTCCttcttgccttcctcctcctggagAACTGCAGCCTCATCTTTCCCCTgatgaaatagaagaaagagagggCTAGCCTGCAGGAACAAGCTTCTCCATCACCTCCGTCTCCAAAGCCATGAGAAGAGAAGGATGATTTTGAAGTCAAGAAAGCCATAGagattttactttaaagaatCATAATCACACCTAGTCTAGCTCCTCACCTAGGATGTGAAGCAACATGTCAGTATGCCCCCACACGGGGTCATTCAGTCTAATGAAACACTCCCAGGAATGAGCATCTCTCTCCAGTTTGATAAAGCTCTGGTTGTTAGTTTatacacaaaaccaaaaactttatGTATCTTCTTTCCATGTTGCCTTCCAAAACCATGTCCTTTCAACACGATAGCCATTCAGGCATTTGAAGACAGTGGTCTTtacccactccccttccccatgTCTTCTCTGGTTTAGTATCTCTAGTTTTACTCAGTCACTGTTCATTTGATATGGTTTTCTCTGGTTGCTCTACTGGGCacatagtgtttttaaaaatagttccctgaagagaataaaattctCCCGAGTGTTCTGATCAGAAGATGagatgcaggggcgcctgggtggctcagtgggttaagcctctgctttcagctcaggtcatgatcccagggttctgggatcgagcctgcatcaggctctctgctcagcaggagcttgctttccttcctctctctctgcctgcgtctctgcctacttgtgatctctgtcaagtaaattttaaaaaaaagatgatatgcAATACCTTGTTCCTAGCATTGCCTGGGGAAGTGGGTTTCACAACACACGACTGAACTTTATTATTCAACTAATAAACTGCTAAGTTATATGTTTCTTCCAGATAGTACTTGGGTccacaaatataatttattattgattctctttaaatttcatcatgataggggcacctgggtggctcagtgggttaagcccctgccttcagctcgggtcatggtctcggggtcctgggatcgagccccacatctggctctctgcttagcggggagcttgcttccccctctttctctccctgctgctctgcctacttgtgatctctgtgtgtgtgtgtgtgtcaaataaataaataaaatctttaaaaataaataaataaatttcatcatAACTAGTCAAGTCTATTTGGAATCATGACTAGCTATCCCTTTTAATTTCATATCCCCTCCAAATTGGTAATAA encodes:
- the CCDC107 gene encoding coiled-coil domain-containing protein 107 isoform X2 — its product is MAGPVPFAGLLGLLLVSALPGVLGDRPSPDLRAHSGDNAQVGPEATEPRRRSPPKDQRERARAGALPLGALYTAAVVAFVLYKCLQGKDEAAVLQEEEGKKESSQSEQQLAQLTQQLAQTEQHLNNLMAQLDPLFERVTTLAGAQQELLNMKLQTIHQLLQDSKPNKGVDVPEPGISLIFPLTEASLPFPEDLCIEEEEAEAGDSQAWEEPLHWSTETRNLATPWEVEQGLRRRCSKAVGRAAVTAPAGKEK
- the CCDC107 gene encoding coiled-coil domain-containing protein 107 isoform X4, with the translated sequence MAGPVPFAGLLGLLLVSALPGVLGDRPSPDLRAHSGDNAQVGPEATEPRRRSPPKDQRERARAGALPLGALYTAAVVAFVLYKCLQGKDEAAVLQEEEGKKESSQSEQQLAQLTQQLAQTEQHLNNLMAQLDPLFERVTTLAGAQQELLNMKLQTIHQLLQDSKPNKGVDVPEPEASLPFPEDLCIEEEEAEAGDSQAWEEPLHWSTETRNLATPWEVEQGLRRRCSKAVGRAAVTAPAGKEK
- the CCDC107 gene encoding coiled-coil domain-containing protein 107 isoform X3 translates to MAGPVPFAGLLGLLLVSALPGVLGDRPSPDLRAHSAGDNAQVGPEATEPRRRSPPKDQRERARAGALPLGALYTAAVVAFVLYKCLQGKDEAAVLQEEEGKKESSQSEQQLAQLTQQLAQTEQHLNNLMAQLDPLFERVTTLAGAQQELLNMKLQTIHQLLQDSKPNKGVDVPEPEASLPFPEDLCIEEEEAEAGDSQAWEEPLHWSTETRNLATPWEVEQGLRRRCSKAVGRAAVTAPAGKEK
- the CCDC107 gene encoding coiled-coil domain-containing protein 107 isoform X1; translated protein: MAGPVPFAGLLGLLLVSALPGVLGDRPSPDLRAHSAGDNAQVGPEATEPRRRSPPKDQRERARAGALPLGALYTAAVVAFVLYKCLQGKDEAAVLQEEEGKKESSQSEQQLAQLTQQLAQTEQHLNNLMAQLDPLFERVTTLAGAQQELLNMKLQTIHQLLQDSKPNKGVDVPEPGISLIFPLTEASLPFPEDLCIEEEEAEAGDSQAWEEPLHWSTETRNLATPWEVEQGLRRRCSKAVGRAAVTAPAGKEK